One window of Dermacentor andersoni chromosome 7, qqDerAnde1_hic_scaffold, whole genome shotgun sequence genomic DNA carries:
- the LOC126533601 gene encoding probable methyltransferase TARBP1, translated as MPGVFCTLIAKLIDVWKGSVILMDSQLDVMVKALTYGPVYRKDQRIVFDSEAFVTAQGEALSVNQLLRSEHQADVEVRALGIAFLIQLSSSEKTSVQTPAKLSEALVRYDRKVASTRKRYFGNSTIHRIKNRVWQAQLCLLHLLSEEMFEKLLEHVFQELVEDSQQPSIRCLLEWTAVSILLRTPRLRAKLVPAMEQAGIERTGSVCSFLAIIIHLGACLDPETELESHLLEFLPAVLPWSMGQHFNARVYAQVALHLASRWSKEHGLSSVTEKYAALFTCLKSTVQMGNWSRNVEKLLEDFYFKDFNAVDDLTLQTIFCDLPRLTGLTDREFIPLTVFEEVLTVGPEKLALPLYNLDDRLSSAKPSHWLEGTRAEAEVVLDKEDYQKKITPWKQQLASCDLMWDLGVPKKKTGDGLIVVASLIDRIPNLGGLCRTCEVFGVNEFVVGSLKYLEDRNFQGLSVSAEKWITISEVKVHQLKEYLPGKRSEGYTLVGVEQTTGSKPLHEFSFPQKTLLLLGNEKEGLPVELIQLLDVCVEIPQHGVIRSLNVHVSGAILVWEYTKQHFALPAAE; from the exons ATGCCTGGTGTCTTCTGCACCCTTATCGCAAAACTGATAGACGTATGGAAGGGCAGCGTGATACTGATGGATAGCCAACTGGATGTCATGGTTAAGGCTCTGACATACGGACCCGTTTACCGCAAGGACCAACG GATTGTTTTTGATTCTGAGGCCTTTGTGACCGCGCAAGGCGAGGCCCTGTCCGTCAACCAGCTGCTGCGAAG TGAACACCAAGCTGACGTTGAAGTTCGAGCGCTGGGAATTGCCTTCCTGATCCAGCTAAGCTCTAGTGAGAAAACATCTGTCCAGACCCCAGCTAAGCTTTCGGAGGCCCTGGTAAGGTACGACCGTAAGGTTGCCTCAACGCGGAAGCGCTACTTTGGGAACTCGACGATCCATCGAATTAAGAACAGGGTCTGGCAAGCTCAGCTGTGCCTTCTGCATCTCTTGAGCGAG GAAATGTTTGAAAAACTTCTGGAACATGTTTTTCAAGAGCTCGTTGAAGACAGCCAACAACCGTCGATTCGTTGCTTGCTGGAGTGGACGGCTGTCTCTATTTTGCTCCGCACACCACGACTTCGTGCAAAGCTGGTTCCTGCCATGGAACAG GCAGGTATTGAAAGGACAGGAAGCGTGTGTTCTTTCCTGGCTATTATCATTCACCTGGGTGCCTGCCTCGATCCTGAGACCGAACTGGAGTCACATCTCCTGGAATTTCTTCCTGCTGTGCTTCCTTGGAGCATGGGGCAGCACTTCAATGCAAGGGTGTACGCCCAA GTGGCCCTTCACCTAGCTTCACGTTGGAGCAAAGAGCACGGATTGAGCTCGGTTACGGAGAAGTATGCTGCCCTGTTCACGTGTCTGAAGAGCACCGTTCAGATGGG CAACTGGTCGAGAAATGTTGAAAAGCTCCTGGAGGATTTTTACTTCAAGGACTTCAATGCCGTTGACGACCTTACACTTCAG ACAATATTCTGCGACCTTCCTCGGCTGACTGGTCTCACGGACAGGGAATTCATTCCACTCACTGTCTTTGAAGAAGTCCTCACCGTGGGTCCTGAGAAACTTGCCTTGCCACTGTACAACCTTGATGACCGGCTTTCCTCTGCTAAGCCCAGCCATTGGCTTGAag GAACTCGCGCAGAGGCTGAAGTGGTTCTCGACAAGGAAGACTACCAGAAGAAGATCACCCCCTGGAAGCAGCAGCTGGCCTCGTGCGACCTGATGTGGGACCTCGGTGTACCAAAAAAGAAGACCGGTGATGGCCTGATTGTTGTCGCCTCGTTGATCGACCGCATTCCCAACTTGGGTG GTTTATGCAGGACCTGTGAGGTATTCGGAGTGAATGAGTTTGTGGTAGGCTCGCTAAAGTACCTTGAAGACAGGAACTTCCAAGGACTCAGCGTTTCGGCTGAAAAGTGGATCACCATAAGTGAG GTGAAAGTGCACCAGCTGAAAGAATACCTACCCGGGAAGCGAAGTGAAGGGTACACCCTGGTAGGTGTTGAGCAGACGACTGGGAGCAAACCGCTGCATGAGTTTAGCTTCCCGCAGAAGACACTGCTCTTGCTTGG AAATGAGAAGGAAGGACTCCCGGTTGAGCTGATTCAGCTGCTTGACGTCTGTGTCGAGATTCCTCAACACGGTGTCATACGTTCTCTCAATGTTCACGTTAGCGGAGCCATCTTGGTATGGGAATACACGAAGCAGCACTTTGCGTTGCCTGCCGCGGAATGA